The genomic DNA GCTTCTTATAATGCTGGTCCTGGTAATGTGAGAAAGTATGGAGGCGTACCGCCATTTAAAGAAACGCAAGGATATATTAAAAAAATATTAAATATCGACGTTTCAAAATAAGAGATTTCATTATATAGAGAGAACATGAAATTTTCGTGAACATGATATGGGAGTTGGCTAGATTGAAATTACAAGATGATATTCCGTTAACAATTTATTTTGAAATCGGAAATACGAAAAAGAAAATTGAAGATCTGCTTCATATTACGAAAGGTACATTGTATCGTCTTGAAAATTCAACGAAAAATACGGTGCGTCTTATGCTTGAGAATGAAGAGATTGGAACCGGAAAGATTTTGACGAAGAATGGAAAGATGTACGTTGAAATCGTTGAATTGAAAAGGTAGGGAAGGGGATTGTCATGAGTGGCGATAAATTAAGCCAAGAGCAAATTGATGCCCTGCTGAAGGCGGTAAATGAAGGCGAGGAAATGCCGGCTTTTGCACAAGAAGCAGGGAAGCAAGATAAATTTCAAGAGTATGATTTTAATAGACCGGAGAAGTTCGGTGTGGAACATTTACGTAGTTTGCAAGCGATTGCGTCTACGTTTGGTAAACAGACGTCACAGACGTTGTCAGCGCGTATGCGTATTCCAATTGAGTTAGAGCCGTCGACAGTGGAGCAAGTTCCATTTACGAGTGAGTATGTGGAGAAAATGCCGAAAGATTATTATTTATATTGCGTTATTGATCTTGGCCTCCCGGAGCTTGGAGAAATTGTCATTGAGATTGATTTAGCGTTCGTTATTTATATTCATGAATGTTGGCTTGGTGGAGATAGTAAGCGTAACTTTACGATGCGTAGACCACTTACCGCATTTGAGTTTTTAACACTGGATAATATTTTTATGCTCCTTTGCAAAAATTTAGAGCAATCATTTGAAAGCGTTGTTGCGATTGAACCAAAATTTGTAACGACGGAGACAGATCCGAATGCATTAAAGATTACGACAGCAAGTGATATTATTTCATTATTGAATGTAAATATGAAAACAGAGTTTTGGGATACGACGGTGCGCATCGGAATTCCGTTCTTATCTGTTGAAGAAATTATGGATAAGTTAACATCTGAAAATATTGTCGAACATTCTTCGGATAAACGTAAGAAGTATACTTCTGAAGTGGAAGTGAAAGTAAATCAAGTGTATAAACCTGTTCACGTTGCGATTGGTGAGCAGAAGATGACAATGGGTGAGATTGAACAAATTGAAGAAGGCGATATTATTCCGCTTCATACGAAAGTTTCAGATGAATTAATTGGTTATGTAGATGGAAAGCATAAATTTAATTGCTTTATTGGAAAAGATGGAACGCGTAAGGCGCTCCTATTTAAAAGTTTTGTAGAGTAGGAGGATCCATATGAAACATGAAGTATCTCCTGTGTCATTAATGGGATTAGAAGAATTTGCAGGAAAGCGAAATGAAGCGGGTAAAGCACATATTGATACTGTTTCGGATATTTCGATTGAACTTGGTGTAAAGCTTGGGAAGTCATCTATTACACTCGGTGATGTGAAAGAGTTAAAAGTGGGCGATGTTCTTGAAGTAGAGAAAAACTTAGGACATAAAGTAGATGTGTATTTAAGTAATATGAAAGTCGGCATTGGGGAAGCGATCGTAATGGACGAGAAGTTCGGTATTATCATTTCTGAAATTGAAGCTGACAAGAAGCAAGCTGCGCTTATGAAAGCGCAAAGTCAAATGCAAGATAAAGAGTAGAGGAGGAGTCATATGTCGTATATGACGACCTTATTTCAAGTCGTTTTACTGTTTGGTGCGCTCGGCTACGGTGCATATTATATGACGAAAAAGACGCGCAAACAGCAGTTTTTTAAACAAGGTGAAAATGGCCACATTCAAGTGAAAGACGGCGTTTATTTAAATCATCAAACGAGCGCCTTTTTATTTGAAGTAGACGGCAAGCAAGTGTTCACTGTTATTAGTAATAACGGTGTACAATCTGTGCAATTAACAGGAACAGGAAATCAGTTTCAACAAGCGCTAGAAGACGCGGTGAAGAGTGAAACGAAAAAAGTAGAGGATCCATCATGAGAATAAAGAAACAGTTATCATTAGTAGCCGTTATTTTCGTATTTTCTATCGTTTTTTCAATTATTTTTGTAAATCCAGCGTATGCAGCCCAAAACGGTTTTATTAATTTCGAAAATGGAAAAGAGTTTACGAGTAATTCAAGTGTACAATTATTTGCGCTCGTTACCCTTTTATCATTATCTTCATCTATCGTTCTATTATTTACACATTTTACTTATTTTATGATCGTTCTTGGGATTACGCGTCAAGGACTTGGGGTAATGAATTTACCACCGAACCAAGTGCTCGTTGGACTTGCATTATTTTTATCACTCTTTACGATGCAGCCTGTACTTGGGCAACTGAAGAGTGATGTGTGGGATCCGATGACGAAAGAGAAAATAACAGTAAGTCAAGCTGCGGAAACGACAGCCCCGATTATGAAAGAGTATATGTCAAAGCATACGTATAAGCATGATTTAAAAATGATGCTGAAAGTGCGCGGAGAAGAGTTGCCGAAAGATTTGAAAGATCTTTCCTTATTTACGCTCGTACCATCCTTTACGTTAACGCAAATTCAAAAGGGATTATTAACGGGTATGTTCATTTATTTAGCGTTTGTATTTATAGATTTGATTATTAGTACACTTTTAATGTACCTCGGGATGATGATGGTACCGCCAATGATTTTAAGTTTACCATTTAAAATACTCGTTTTCGTATATTTAGGTGGATATACAAAAATCGTCGACATTATGTTTAAAACGGTCGCCTGAAGCGTTTGATGCTATGTGATAGGAGTCATATAAATGAATACGTCACCAATTATAGATATTTTTCAAACCTTTTTTTATAAAGGGGTTATGATTTTAATGCCGGTTGCCGGCGTAAGTATGATTGTCGTTATTATCATCGCTGTCATTATGGCGATGATGCAAATTCAAGAGCAAACGCTGACTTTTTTACCGAAAATGGCGAGTATTGTGCTCGTTATTATCATTTTAGGTCCGTGGATGTTTCAAGAGTTAACGACGCTCATTTTAGATTTATTTGATAAAATCCCATCGCTATTGCGTTCGTACTAAGATAGGTGGAATGAAATGAATATGGAATTATGGGCGGCGACGTTTTTTGCGTTTTGCCGCATTACTTCATTTTTATATTTTTTACCGTTTTTCTCAGGTCGATCCATTCCAGCAATGGCGAAGGTTACAGTTGGACTTGCTCTTTCCATTACAGTGGCCGATCAAGTTGATGTCTCTCACATAAAGACAACTTGGGACGTGGCAGCTTATGCAGGTACGCAAATGGTAATTGGATTATCGCTTTCAAAAATTGTAGAAATGTTGTGGAACATTCCAAAAATGGCAGGGCATATTTTAGACTTTGATATCGGTTTATCACAGGCAAGTTTGTTTGATGTAAATGCAGGCTCACAGTCTACGTTACTTTCAACTATTTTTGATATATTTTTCCTCATTATTTTTATTTCACTTGGCGGCATTAATTATTTCGTTGCCACGATTTTAAAGTCGTTTCAATATACAGAGGCGATTTCAAAATTGCTGACGACTAGTTTTTTAGATAGTCTACTCGCAACGTTATTATTTGCGATCACATCAGCGGTTGAAATTGCTCTTCCGCTAATGGGAAGTTTGTTCATCATTAACTTTGTTCTTATATTAATCGCAAAAAACGCTCCGCAATTAAACGTTTTTATGAATGCGTATGTCATTAAAATTACATGTGGTATTTTGTTTATTGCGATGAGTGTACCGATGCTCGGTTATGTGTTTAAAAACATGACGGATGTATTGCTTGAGGAATATACGAAACTATTTAACTTTTTCTTAACGAAGTAGGGGGACGCGCATGGCAAAGGATAATAAAACAGAAAAGGCCACCCCGCAGAAGCGTAAAAAATCGCGTGAAGAAGGGAATATTGCCCGGAGTAAAGATTTAAATAACTTGTTTTCCATACTTGTATTAGCAGTTGTCGTTTACTTTTTCGGAGATTGGCTCGGTTATGAGATTGCAAACTCTGTAGCGGTGTTGTTTGATCAAATTGGAAAAAACACAGATTCTACCGAGTATTTTTATTTAATGGGTATTTTATTACTAAAAGTATCAGCTCCGATATTAATACTCGTATACGCTTTTCATTTATTTAATTATATGATTCAAGTCGGTTTCTTATTTTCTTCTAAAGTCATTAAGCCGAAAGCGTCACGTATTAACCCAAAAAACTATTTTACGAGATTGTTTAGTCGTAAAAGTTTAGTAGATATTTTGAAATCCCTATTTTATATGGGATTAATTGGTTATGTTGCTTACGTTCTCTTTAAAAAGAATTTAGAGAAAATCGTTAGTATGATTGGATTTAACTGGACTGCGTCACTTACTGAAATTATTAGGCAAATTAAATTTATCTTCTTAGCAATTTTAATTATTTTAATCGTTCTTTCTATTATTGATTTCATTTATCAAAAATGGGAGTATGAACAAGATATTAAGATGAAAAAAGAAGAAGTAAAACAAGAGCATAAAGATAATGAAGGAGACCCACAAGTAAAGGGGAAACGAAAAAACTTTATGCATGCGATTTTGCAAGGAACAATTGCGAAGAAGATGGATGGTGCAACGTTTATTGTAAACAACCCGACTCATATTTCAGTCGTACTTCGGTACAATAAACACATCGATGCAGCACCAATTGTCGTTGCAAAAGGGGAAGATGAGCTCGCATTATATATACGAACGCTTGCCCGCGAACAAGAAATACCAATGGTGGAAAATCGTCCACTTGCTCGTTCTTTATATTATCAAGTCGAGGAAGATGAGACGATTCCAGAAGATTTATACGTAGCTGTAATTGAAGTTATGCGCTATTTAATTCAAACGAATGAACTTGAAGTATAATAGCGCGGTTGGAGGAGATCTCTTGTGTTTAAGATAGATTCTGCAAGAACCTATTTTTCTATCTTTTTAGCAGCGTCATTCGTAGTGGCGCTCTTAATTCCACTTCCACCATTTATACTTGATATCGTTATCGTTTTTTTACTAAGTATGTCAGTGCTTATTTATATGCGAGCAACAAGTATTAACGAGTGGGATGAATTAAAGTCATTTCCGACGATGCTGTTATTAATCGGGATTTTCCGCGTATCGATTAACGTATCGACGACGCGAGCGATTTTGACAGACGGAAATGCGGGGCATGTTATTGAAGAGTTCGGTCAGTTTGTAATTGGCGGGAACTTATTAATTGGTATCGTTATTTTCATAGTATTAATCATATTCCAGTTTATCGTTGCAAACGGTGCATCTCGTACAGCTGAAGTTGCAGCTCGTTTTACACTTGATTCTTTACCGGGGAAACAAATGTCGATCGATGCGGATTTAAACCAGCGTATTATTACTGAAAAAGATGCACAGGCAAAACGAAAAAAATTAAATATGGAAACAGAGTTTTACGGAGCGATGGATGGTGCCGGAAAGTTCATTAAAGGGGACGTTATTTTCGGGATTGTCATTTTATTCGTAAACATTATTTTCGGTTTAATTGTCGG from Bacillus basilensis includes the following:
- a CDS encoding flagellar motor switch protein FliN, coding for MKLQDDIPLTIYFEIGNTKKKIEDLLHITKGTLYRLENSTKNTVRLMLENEEIGTGKILTKNGKMYVEIVELKR
- the fliM gene encoding flagellar motor switch protein FliM: MSGDKLSQEQIDALLKAVNEGEEMPAFAQEAGKQDKFQEYDFNRPEKFGVEHLRSLQAIASTFGKQTSQTLSARMRIPIELEPSTVEQVPFTSEYVEKMPKDYYLYCVIDLGLPELGEIVIEIDLAFVIYIHECWLGGDSKRNFTMRRPLTAFEFLTLDNIFMLLCKNLEQSFESVVAIEPKFVTTETDPNALKITTASDIISLLNVNMKTEFWDTTVRIGIPFLSVEEIMDKLTSENIVEHSSDKRKKYTSEVEVKVNQVYKPVHVAIGEQKMTMGEIEQIEEGDIIPLHTKVSDELIGYVDGKHKFNCFIGKDGTRKALLFKSFVE
- the fliN gene encoding flagellar motor switch protein FliN, translating into MKHEVSPVSLMGLEEFAGKRNEAGKAHIDTVSDISIELGVKLGKSSITLGDVKELKVGDVLEVEKNLGHKVDVYLSNMKVGIGEAIVMDEKFGIIISEIEADKKQAALMKAQSQMQDKE
- a CDS encoding flagellar type III secretion system pore protein FliP, with the protein product MRIKKQLSLVAVIFVFSIVFSIIFVNPAYAAQNGFINFENGKEFTSNSSVQLFALVTLLSLSSSIVLLFTHFTYFMIVLGITRQGLGVMNLPPNQVLVGLALFLSLFTMQPVLGQLKSDVWDPMTKEKITVSQAAETTAPIMKEYMSKHTYKHDLKMMLKVRGEELPKDLKDLSLFTLVPSFTLTQIQKGLLTGMFIYLAFVFIDLIISTLLMYLGMMMVPPMILSLPFKILVFVYLGGYTKIVDIMFKTVA
- a CDS encoding flagellar biosynthetic protein FliQ is translated as MNTSPIIDIFQTFFYKGVMILMPVAGVSMIVVIIIAVIMAMMQIQEQTLTFLPKMASIVLVIIILGPWMFQELTTLILDLFDKIPSLLRSY
- a CDS encoding flagellar biosynthetic protein FliR; this encodes MNMELWAATFFAFCRITSFLYFLPFFSGRSIPAMAKVTVGLALSITVADQVDVSHIKTTWDVAAYAGTQMVIGLSLSKIVEMLWNIPKMAGHILDFDIGLSQASLFDVNAGSQSTLLSTIFDIFFLIIFISLGGINYFVATILKSFQYTEAISKLLTTSFLDSLLATLLFAITSAVEIALPLMGSLFIINFVLILIAKNAPQLNVFMNAYVIKITCGILFIAMSVPMLGYVFKNMTDVLLEEYTKLFNFFLTK
- the flhB gene encoding flagellar type III secretion system protein FlhB, which gives rise to MAKDNKTEKATPQKRKKSREEGNIARSKDLNNLFSILVLAVVVYFFGDWLGYEIANSVAVLFDQIGKNTDSTEYFYLMGILLLKVSAPILILVYAFHLFNYMIQVGFLFSSKVIKPKASRINPKNYFTRLFSRKSLVDILKSLFYMGLIGYVAYVLFKKNLEKIVSMIGFNWTASLTEIIRQIKFIFLAILIILIVLSIIDFIYQKWEYEQDIKMKKEEVKQEHKDNEGDPQVKGKRKNFMHAILQGTIAKKMDGATFIVNNPTHISVVLRYNKHIDAAPIVVAKGEDELALYIRTLAREQEIPMVENRPLARSLYYQVEEDETIPEDLYVAVIEVMRYLIQTNELEV